The following proteins come from a genomic window of Pseudomonadota bacterium:
- a CDS encoding RiPP maturation radical SAM C-methyltransferase, with amino-acid sequence MIKGQTDIMLVNMPFVAIERPSLALGLLSSLLRAGNINVTNLYANILFLKTIKKQDYILVEKIPPENSFGDWIFSGKVFPETNGNSDDYINALIENVPLLKRLDKALFKQRILKIREAGEAFVEEIARLVLSEKPRILACTSTFQQHLASLALLKTVKERNPDIITLIGGANCETIMGVATHKNFDFIDYVVSGEADDLIKPLVEAIIKYGINIPAEIIPYGVFAPLHRRSGYPGINKDNSEDGYPRADSQTLSKSPIPDYDDYFATLNSMPELKKSVISSLPVESSRGCFWGKCRFCGLNGSKDGQRIKPAERVLAEINTLAERYGIDRIDMVDNVLHPKHLPDLFDKLTKQSKKYRIFYEVRTFLERKDIELLHTAGVNWIQPGIESLHSKVLDIMKKGSSAWQNIQLLKWAGQYGIRSVWKIMFGFPDEQDEWYEEMAGIIPLLSHLEPPDAINQVRFDRYSEYCKHPDKFDLDLRPFISYGMVYRLKPADLMAQTYFFEDSNRSQKESTPLLSNLIGIRSRNGLEMVRNAVRKWRTNFWDKNYERPALFIKEKNPLVKIVDTRPVTNNSSIELDELQSSIYLACDAAKNPDKLKKLYKSDGVLAQNFDSAIDYMLNSKIMLKIDNRILSLAFDEEMNPLSEVEDCPLGLFNPAQEELCEDVCNKNGNVLIDNMQYYI; translated from the coding sequence ATGATTAAAGGACAAACTGATATAATGCTGGTAAATATGCCTTTTGTTGCAATAGAAAGGCCATCACTCGCTTTGGGCCTTCTTTCATCTTTGCTTAGAGCCGGCAATATCAATGTTACCAACCTTTATGCCAACATCCTGTTTCTTAAAACCATCAAAAAACAAGACTATATTCTCGTAGAAAAGATCCCGCCTGAAAACTCCTTTGGGGATTGGATATTTTCCGGGAAGGTGTTTCCGGAAACAAATGGAAATTCCGATGACTATATAAACGCTCTGATAGAAAATGTTCCTCTTTTAAAACGTCTGGACAAAGCCCTTTTTAAGCAACGTATCTTAAAAATCAGGGAAGCAGGAGAAGCTTTTGTTGAAGAAATTGCAAGGCTTGTTCTTTCAGAAAAACCACGCATCCTGGCATGCACATCTACATTTCAGCAGCATTTAGCAAGTCTCGCACTTCTTAAGACAGTAAAGGAAAGAAACCCCGATATCATTACATTGATAGGAGGCGCTAATTGCGAGACTATAATGGGAGTGGCGACCCACAAAAATTTCGATTTCATTGATTATGTTGTAAGCGGAGAGGCTGATGACCTGATAAAGCCACTCGTTGAGGCAATCATAAAATATGGGATAAACATACCCGCTGAAATAATACCCTATGGGGTTTTTGCACCGCTTCACCGCCGGTCGGGCTATCCGGGAATAAACAAGGATAATTCCGAAGATGGCTACCCCCGTGCCGATTCTCAAACTCTGAGTAAATCACCCATACCGGATTACGATGATTATTTTGCGACGTTAAACTCTATGCCGGAGTTAAAGAAATCGGTTATATCATCTCTGCCGGTAGAATCCTCCCGCGGATGTTTCTGGGGGAAATGCCGTTTTTGCGGCCTGAACGGGTCTAAGGACGGCCAGCGGATAAAACCCGCTGAAAGAGTACTTGCTGAAATCAATACATTGGCCGAACGTTACGGCATTGATCGTATAGATATGGTAGATAACGTATTGCATCCTAAACATCTGCCGGACTTATTTGACAAACTGACAAAGCAGTCCAAAAAATACAGGATATTCTATGAGGTTCGGACTTTCCTTGAACGAAAAGACATTGAGTTGTTGCATACAGCGGGAGTAAACTGGATTCAGCCCGGGATAGAGAGCCTTCACAGCAAGGTGCTGGATATAATGAAAAAGGGATCATCTGCCTGGCAGAACATACAATTATTGAAATGGGCCGGTCAATATGGAATCCGGTCTGTATGGAAAATCATGTTCGGCTTTCCTGATGAACAAGATGAATGGTATGAGGAAATGGCTGGTATTATCCCCTTATTGTCTCATCTGGAACCGCCGGATGCCATAAACCAGGTTAGATTTGATCGCTACAGCGAATATTGCAAACACCCGGATAAGTTCGATCTGGATTTGAGACCATTTATTTCCTATGGAATGGTTTACAGGCTAAAACCGGCTGATTTAATGGCCCAAACATATTTTTTTGAAGATTCAAACCGTTCCCAGAAAGAGTCCACTCCCTTACTTTCCAATTTAATAGGAATAAGATCACGCAATGGGTTGGAAATGGTAAGAAATGCCGTTCGTAAATGGAGAACCAATTTCTGGGATAAAAATTATGAAAGGCCTGCTCTGTTCATAAAGGAAAAAAATCCGCTAGTCAAAATCGTTGATACACGTCCCGTAACCAATAACAGCTCTATTGAGTTAGATGAACTTCAGAGTTCAATATACCTGGCATGTGATGCTGCAAAAAATCCGGATAAATTAAAGAAATTATATAAATCCGATGGTGTCTTAGCACAAAATTTCGATTCGGCTATCGATTATATGCTGAACAGTAAAATCATGCTTAAAATTGACAACAGGATTTTATCGCTTGCTTTTGATGAAGAAATGAATCCCCTATCCGAAGTGGAGGACTGTCCTCTTGGGCTTTTTAATCCGGCACAAGAGGAACTGTGCGAAGATGTTTGCAACAAAAATGGAAATGTTCTGATAGACAATATGCAATATTATATCTAA
- a CDS encoding ABC transporter substrate-binding protein, with protein sequence MKIKLIGSAILFLVMMACTQADNLAEERARRADKSTGDIIIGAAAPWSELQDGLWDGIEFAVKEINSSGGVLGRKIQVIKKDDKAAVSAGQIVAQQFAENKDIIAVIGHYNSYVSIPASVIYEYYGLIMLSPSSTSPKLTQQGFKLVFRNIPSDAVFGSELADFCAKRGYKNMMIYHSNNEYGQGLANAFEMQAEQTGIAILDRIDYDSLSGSRTFRKDLLYWKENFHFDAIFLAGVTPQVALFLIEARKLGIMVPIIGSDGLDTPELVDIAGESAENTFVGSVFHTEIPIEKARNFIRKFSEIYKVNPDSSAAQGYDTVYLLAYAIEKANSTVPRKLADELHALKKWEGVTGSHTFAQNGDIVDMDISIKIVKNGRFEYVTSQ encoded by the coding sequence GTGAAAATAAAACTTATCGGCTCGGCAATTCTTTTTTTAGTAATGATGGCCTGCACTCAGGCGGATAACCTTGCTGAGGAACGGGCTCGCCGTGCCGATAAATCAACCGGCGATATTATCATTGGAGCCGCTGCACCATGGTCCGAACTACAGGATGGTTTATGGGATGGGATAGAATTCGCCGTTAAGGAAATTAACAGTAGCGGGGGTGTACTCGGTCGAAAAATACAGGTGATCAAGAAAGATGATAAAGCTGCCGTATCCGCGGGTCAGATCGTGGCCCAGCAATTCGCGGAAAACAAGGATATCATAGCAGTCATAGGGCACTATAATTCCTATGTATCCATACCGGCATCAGTTATTTACGAGTATTACGGCCTTATCATGCTGTCTCCCAGCTCCACAAGCCCCAAATTAACCCAGCAGGGTTTTAAGCTTGTTTTTCGGAACATCCCGAGCGATGCCGTTTTCGGCAGCGAACTGGCCGATTTCTGTGCAAAGCGTGGCTATAAAAACATGATGATTTATCATTCCAATAACGAGTATGGCCAGGGATTGGCCAATGCTTTTGAGATGCAGGCGGAACAAACCGGAATAGCCATTCTTGATCGAATAGATTATGATTCTTTGAGCGGTTCAAGAACTTTCAGAAAGGATTTATTATATTGGAAAGAAAATTTCCATTTTGATGCCATTTTCCTGGCCGGTGTCACACCCCAAGTAGCCCTTTTTCTGATAGAGGCGAGAAAACTGGGCATCATGGTTCCCATTATCGGCAGTGATGGGCTGGATACACCCGAATTGGTTGATATCGCCGGGGAGAGCGCTGAAAACACCTTTGTGGGCTCAGTTTTCCATACGGAAATTCCAATAGAAAAAGCCCGGAATTTTATCCGAAAATTTTCAGAAATATACAAAGTAAACCCCGACTCTTCTGCCGCTCAAGGATATGATACCGTGTACCTGCTTGCATACGCCATTGAAAAGGCAAATTCTACCGTTCCCCGAAAGCTTGCCGATGAGCTTCACGCACTAAAAAAATGGGAGGGTGTCACAGGGTCTCACACCTTTGCCCAAAACGGCGATATCGTGGACATGGATATCTCCATAAAAATTGTTAAAAACGGACGTTTCGAATATGTCACCAGCCAATAA
- a CDS encoding NHLP bacteriocin export ABC transporter permease/ATPase subunit: MKENLDIFLKEGTPFETRGNRPLLLADIEKVFIVLSGQVDVFSVRTDKGDAVGPRIHLFRAKKGEALFGMNVDQLGQATSLMAVGGPGTSLVACARSRFIELAIDPEHSKTIKNLVAMWIDGLSSGIRDDNIFPRNFKNIEIGAQISDKDGSTFSTPDETIWVSLIEGKLRLMGREDWPEIPDKSFFPLSTKAWLVTSGETLFNVIDMSSFLLEDPQCHALEAFHQFVLKCIDINRGRTEIAEQERLRKKGESDRYNLMSSFSRLGDILETKKEKTVPRRGEEEALLSACEMVGNALNIKVRSPSGPEEESRKTSLEDIARTSGFRIRSVILRDTWWRFDHGPLLAFINEGKQPVALIPISPRKYHLHDPVKGTQIKVTSQMADTLDSEAFCFYRPFPERPLTGADLLKFGFHGCSGTLATVVSMGIIGALLGLLTPIMTGIIFGTIIPEAARGQLMQISIILATSAVATVMFNVTKGIALLRIEGIMDSTVQTALWDRLIALPVPFFRNYTAGDLAKRAMGINQIRQILSGVTVNAILACLFSAFNLVLLFYYDWKLAIIGVGLSVFSILSTVFASYLIVNYQRQMTEIEGKISGMVLQFITGIAKLRVSGTEDRAFAEWTRNFAEKKKFAYKAGMIQNVVTSFNAVFPLVASMAIFAWVIWKSNEGGLSTGNFLAFNAAYGNFQAAMLQMAASITTSLNIIPLYERIKPIIENVPESDETKAKPGELAGEIEVSNIYFRYNPDGPLILKDVSMQISPGEFIALVGGSGSGKSTLLRLLLGFDTQEAGTIYYDGKDLESIDIREVRRQMGVVLQNAKVMPGDIFKNIVGTSNLTLDDAWTAARMVGVDKDIEAMPMGMHTVVSAGGGTLSGGQRQRLIIARAIVRRPRILFFDEATSALDNHTQAIVSRSLEKLQVTRVVIAHRLSTIINADRIFVLQHGEILETGTYDELMALEGFFADLAKRQLA, from the coding sequence TTGAAAGAGAACCTCGACATATTTTTAAAAGAAGGCACCCCCTTCGAAACAAGAGGTAACCGGCCTCTTCTTCTTGCCGATATTGAAAAGGTCTTTATTGTCCTTTCCGGTCAGGTGGATGTGTTTTCCGTTCGGACAGACAAGGGAGATGCCGTCGGCCCCCGCATTCATCTTTTTCGGGCTAAAAAGGGAGAGGCTCTGTTTGGGATGAATGTGGACCAGCTTGGTCAGGCCACATCCCTGATGGCTGTGGGTGGTCCTGGGACATCACTGGTAGCATGTGCAAGATCAAGATTTATTGAACTCGCCATTGATCCGGAACACAGTAAAACGATCAAAAACCTTGTCGCAATGTGGATTGACGGACTTTCGTCAGGAATCCGCGATGACAATATTTTCCCACGAAACTTCAAAAATATAGAAATCGGGGCTCAGATATCGGATAAGGATGGAAGTACTTTCAGTACGCCGGATGAGACCATTTGGGTCAGTCTTATAGAAGGCAAACTCCGATTGATGGGCCGGGAAGACTGGCCCGAAATTCCAGACAAAAGCTTTTTCCCCTTATCCACAAAGGCATGGCTCGTCACATCCGGTGAAACACTTTTTAATGTGATTGATATGTCGTCCTTTCTTTTAGAAGATCCCCAATGCCACGCGCTTGAAGCCTTCCATCAATTTGTTTTGAAATGCATTGATATTAACAGAGGCCGAACTGAAATTGCTGAACAGGAGCGTCTCCGGAAAAAAGGCGAATCCGACCGTTACAATCTGATGAGTTCCTTTTCCCGCCTTGGGGATATTCTTGAGACAAAAAAGGAAAAAACCGTACCAAGGAGGGGAGAAGAGGAAGCATTGCTATCCGCCTGTGAGATGGTTGGTAATGCCCTCAATATTAAGGTGCGATCACCCTCGGGTCCGGAGGAGGAAAGCCGGAAAACCTCACTGGAAGATATTGCCAGAACTTCCGGTTTTCGTATCCGCAGCGTCATTTTACGAGATACCTGGTGGCGTTTCGACCACGGTCCCCTGCTCGCATTTATAAACGAAGGGAAACAGCCGGTAGCATTGATTCCCATCTCGCCAAGAAAATATCATCTCCATGATCCGGTCAAGGGAACCCAAATTAAAGTAACTTCCCAGATGGCGGATACCCTGGATTCAGAGGCCTTCTGCTTTTACAGACCATTTCCGGAACGACCTCTCACAGGAGCCGACCTGTTGAAGTTCGGATTTCATGGATGTTCAGGAACCTTGGCAACAGTTGTTTCCATGGGAATCATCGGCGCTCTTCTCGGCCTGCTCACACCGATCATGACCGGCATCATCTTCGGCACGATTATACCCGAAGCCGCTCGAGGCCAGCTCATGCAGATCTCCATCATTCTGGCAACATCTGCGGTAGCGACCGTCATGTTCAATGTTACCAAGGGAATCGCTCTTTTGCGCATAGAGGGAATAATGGATTCAACCGTTCAAACGGCGCTCTGGGATCGACTCATAGCCTTGCCCGTACCATTTTTTCGCAATTACACCGCAGGAGATCTGGCGAAAAGGGCGATGGGAATCAACCAGATAAGGCAGATTCTTTCAGGTGTTACCGTAAACGCCATACTGGCCTGTCTTTTTTCTGCTTTTAATCTGGTACTCCTTTTCTATTACGATTGGAAGCTAGCCATAATTGGGGTTGGATTATCCGTTTTCAGCATTCTTTCCACTGTTTTTGCAAGTTATCTGATTGTAAATTATCAAAGACAAATGACTGAAATTGAAGGTAAAATATCAGGCATGGTTTTGCAGTTTATTACAGGTATTGCCAAGCTTAGGGTTTCCGGCACAGAAGATCGTGCTTTTGCCGAGTGGACACGAAATTTCGCTGAGAAAAAAAAATTCGCCTACAAGGCGGGCATGATTCAAAACGTTGTAACTTCCTTTAATGCCGTCTTCCCCTTAGTAGCCTCAATGGCCATCTTTGCATGGGTAATCTGGAAATCAAACGAAGGCGGATTGAGCACGGGTAATTTTCTGGCATTCAATGCCGCTTACGGTAATTTCCAGGCGGCCATGCTGCAGATGGCTGCATCCATCACGACCTCTTTAAACATAATCCCTCTTTATGAGAGGATAAAGCCCATAATTGAAAACGTACCGGAGTCTGATGAAACGAAGGCCAAACCCGGTGAGTTGGCCGGTGAGATTGAAGTCAGTAATATATATTTTCGTTATAACCCGGATGGCCCGCTCATATTGAAAGATGTTTCCATGCAGATTTCACCGGGAGAGTTTATCGCACTCGTTGGAGGGTCAGGATCAGGGAAATCAACCCTGTTAAGGCTTTTGCTCGGCTTTGATACCCAGGAAGCAGGCACCATTTATTACGACGGTAAAGATTTGGAATCCATTGATATCCGCGAAGTCAGGCGCCAGATGGGTGTCGTGCTTCAAAATGCTAAAGTAATGCCGGGTGATATTTTTAAAAATATTGTCGGAACCTCCAACCTGACTCTTGATGATGCCTGGACAGCGGCCAGGATGGTGGGCGTTGATAAAGACATTGAAGCCATGCCCATGGGTATGCATACGGTTGTCAGCGCAGGCGGAGGCACACTATCCGGAGGCCAGAGACAAAGATTGATCATAGCCAGGGCAATTGTCAGAAGACCCAGGATTCTTTTTTTTGATGAAGCTACCAGTGCACTGGACAACCACACTCAGGCGATCGTAAGCCGCAGCCTTGAGAAGCTTCAGGTAACCCGTGTGGTAATCGCACACCGGCTCAGCACGATTATCAACGCTGACCGGATTTTTGTCCTTCAGCACGGTGAAATTCTGGAAACGGGAACCTATGACGAACTCATGGCCCTTGAAGGGTTTTTCGCTGATCTGGCAAAAAGGCAGCTCGCATAG
- a CDS encoding CPBP family intramembrane metalloprotease: protein MRITIIILIVYLLSFILPSLFGHKTASYIPFIVGFLGLLYHFLFRRDEPVSKMGFIVGGHSYYLEAILMVSVVLGLTLAIGWMSGGLKLGKEMTSTDWLKLAVNIPISAIILGTIATFTEELFFRGVVQKELYETYSPFYAIVFASFIFGLWHLPFGIFYKLKGWEILLYVIGTSLVGLIFGGLYYKSKSLLVAGLAHGMWNAIVYALYGLGNELPGLLAGKNETVTHPEYGIIGVVVLLLVIVIRSVI, encoded by the coding sequence GTGCGAATCACTATTATTATCTTAATTGTTTATCTCCTTTCATTTATTCTGCCAAGTCTGTTCGGACATAAAACAGCCTCTTATATTCCATTTATTGTAGGCTTTTTAGGTTTACTATACCATTTTCTTTTCAGAAGAGATGAACCTGTCTCAAAAATGGGTTTTATAGTGGGAGGCCATTCCTATTACCTTGAAGCAATATTGATGGTATCAGTAGTACTTGGCTTGACATTAGCTATAGGATGGATGTCGGGTGGGCTTAAGCTGGGCAAGGAAATGACATCAACGGATTGGTTAAAATTAGCGGTTAACATCCCGATATCTGCAATAATTTTGGGAACAATAGCCACTTTCACCGAAGAGCTTTTCTTTCGGGGTGTAGTCCAGAAAGAATTATATGAAACTTATTCTCCCTTCTACGCTATTGTCTTTGCATCGTTTATTTTCGGTCTCTGGCATTTGCCTTTCGGGATTTTTTATAAACTTAAAGGATGGGAAATTCTGTTGTATGTTATAGGAACTTCTTTAGTAGGCCTTATATTCGGCGGGTTGTATTATAAGTCGAAATCCCTGCTTGTTGCCGGACTTGCTCATGGAATGTGGAATGCGATTGTATATGCTTTATATGGGCTTGGCAATGAACTGCCGGGCCTTCTTGCCGGTAAAAACGAGACCGTGACCCATCCCGAATACGGCATAATAGGAGTCGTGGTTTTGCTGCTTGTGATTGTTATAAGAAGTGTAATATAA
- a CDS encoding radical SAM family RiPP maturation amino acid epimerase, whose amino-acid sequence MVSNKINESVFKLFRDKLSALSEVELKTIAHTKRLIERIYGDSEFLDALRKHPDRGKEFARGCGADIDPQDLASVWDRSDPLPLLAEDMGDSPLAKMWAQWTSGICNANELMRSHGDTPEKQPRFHAWRQRQSKRCESELGGHSKIFSYPLFAFELSDGCSMGCPFCGVSAKDFKGAFERTEQNTKLWRLVLEAVADLFGDACQTSVCYWATEPMDNPHYLDYIKDFHEIIGELPQTTTAAPLRNVQITRELLNMQNRFHAISTRFSVLSTSMLRRIHDNFTPEELVNARLLLYNKPLYLKKARAGRHLYSNADPTVTADGSTIACMSGFVVNMATKKIKLISPCPASEKWPSGYKVFFEGTFINGDDFRQILKKVVSENISSNLENDKVLKLRQDLKYHSTNDGICFSSKYRETSFSGHDFLKEMGDMIASGEMNTMEINRKLLASGADYFAVIATLQSIFQNGIFDDAL is encoded by the coding sequence ATGGTATCCAATAAAATAAATGAGTCAGTTTTTAAACTGTTTCGAGATAAATTATCAGCTTTAAGCGAGGTTGAATTAAAAACCATTGCGCATACCAAGCGCCTTATCGAACGCATTTATGGCGATAGTGAATTTCTTGATGCTTTAAGAAAGCACCCTGACAGAGGAAAGGAATTTGCCCGCGGATGCGGGGCGGATATTGACCCTCAGGACCTGGCATCCGTATGGGACCGAAGCGATCCCCTCCCGCTTCTTGCCGAAGATATGGGGGACAGTCCGCTTGCCAAAATGTGGGCACAATGGACCTCGGGAATCTGTAATGCAAACGAACTTATGCGGTCACATGGCGATACTCCGGAAAAACAGCCGCGCTTTCATGCCTGGCGGCAGCGTCAAAGCAAAAGGTGTGAGAGCGAACTGGGAGGACATTCCAAAATATTCAGTTATCCTCTTTTTGCCTTTGAATTAAGTGATGGCTGTTCGATGGGCTGTCCTTTCTGTGGTGTATCCGCCAAGGATTTCAAGGGTGCATTTGAACGAACGGAACAAAATACAAAATTATGGCGTTTAGTGCTGGAGGCCGTGGCAGATCTTTTTGGAGATGCCTGTCAGACATCCGTATGCTACTGGGCTACCGAGCCTATGGATAATCCACATTATCTGGATTATATAAAGGATTTTCATGAAATTATCGGGGAACTGCCCCAAACCACAACGGCTGCGCCCTTGCGCAATGTGCAGATAACGCGTGAACTGTTGAATATGCAAAATAGATTTCATGCCATTTCGACACGGTTTTCGGTTCTCTCGACCTCTATGCTCAGGCGTATTCATGATAATTTCACCCCGGAAGAATTGGTAAATGCCAGACTATTGCTTTATAACAAACCGTTATATCTAAAAAAAGCCAGAGCGGGACGTCACCTGTATTCAAACGCTGATCCAACCGTAACAGCCGATGGTAGTACAATTGCCTGTATGAGCGGCTTTGTTGTCAACATGGCAACCAAAAAGATCAAACTGATCAGTCCCTGCCCCGCTTCCGAAAAATGGCCTTCAGGCTATAAAGTATTTTTTGAAGGAACATTTATAAATGGGGATGATTTCCGTCAAATATTAAAGAAAGTCGTTTCCGAAAATATTTCATCGAATCTTGAAAATGACAAGGTACTGAAGTTGCGTCAGGACCTGAAATACCATTCTACAAATGATGGGATATGTTTTAGTTCAAAGTATAGGGAAACAAGTTTTTCGGGGCATGATTTTTTAAAGGAGATGGGTGATATGATCGCATCAGGTGAGATGAATACGATGGAAATTAACAGGAAACTGCTTGCCTCCGGCGCAGATTATTTTGCGGTCATCGCAACTTTGCAATCAATTTTTCAAAACGGAATTTTTGACGATGCCTTATAA
- a CDS encoding Nif11-like leader peptide family natural product precursor, with protein sequence MSAEEIKRFQTEANKNKALQKELVEVGSDLAKIVERANKHGYKFTQKELQAAIDAKKTSQADGALGDDDLEKVAGGAVVSVLAGAAI encoded by the coding sequence ATGAGCGCAGAAGAAATCAAAAGATTCCAAACCGAAGCAAATAAAAACAAGGCGCTTCAAAAGGAACTTGTGGAAGTCGGCAGTGACCTGGCTAAAATTGTCGAACGTGCCAATAAACACGGCTATAAATTCACACAGAAAGAGCTTCAAGCCGCAATCGATGCCAAAAAAACAAGCCAGGCAGACGGCGCGCTGGGTGATGACGATCTCGAAAAGGTAGCAGGCGGCGCCGTTGTATCAGTACTAGCCGGTGCAGCGATATAG
- a CDS encoding Nif11-like leader peptide family RiPP precursor: MSKEEIKRFQKEIKGKKSLQDEITAVGSDMDKIVSIANKNGYKFSKDELTKFAEEAKSQLSDDDLEKVAGGAGNATAVTVTGVVVTVCVGVI; the protein is encoded by the coding sequence ATGAGCAAAGAAGAAATCAAGAGGTTTCAGAAAGAAATCAAGGGGAAGAAGAGCCTTCAGGATGAAATAACTGCTGTAGGTTCGGATATGGACAAAATCGTATCTATTGCAAATAAAAATGGCTATAAATTCAGCAAAGATGAGTTGACGAAATTTGCTGAAGAGGCCAAGAGCCAGTTAAGTGATGATGATCTCGAAAAGGTAGCAGGCGGCGCCGGTAATGCCACAGCCGTTACGGTCACAGGTGTTGTCGTTACGGTCTGCGTAGGAGTTATTTGA
- a CDS encoding RiPP maturation radical SAM C-methyltransferase → MNMPFAALERPSLALGILSSILASSKIKVQILYGNLLLCNHIKVEDYVMIEKSSSTFGIADWVFSSLVFEDKTDTDEIYLDKLIGELKLSAYVPPDTFRGRLRAVKKTVKSYIEEITDRIAAENPRMVGCSSTFQQHLPSLALLKRVREKCPEIVTLMGGANCETTMGVATHKNFEFVDYVVSGEADELIVPLVKAILGNGAHVPIDEISYGVFAPFHRIKGYPKVKQESNGCSDPFPRATLSSLKNILPPDYDAYFATLAGFPELKRTLVSCLPVETSRGCFWGKCRFCGLNGRNNGQRAKPVEQVVNEIAKLHDRYNIDRIEAVDNALHSSHVPDLFKQFIHQGSRYRIFYEVRTTLKREDIKIMSESGVIWTQPGIESLHSKILHLMKKGTFAWQNIQYLKWARQYGIRSVWKIMFDFPDEKDEWYDEMAKIIPLLFHLEPPDSVNQVRYDRYSDYYWHADRYKLDLKPYPLIAFNYDLPEKELMDLSSYFEDVKRRKRDNDPILSILIGTNSRTGLHKVKRAVKEWNNLFWGKELDRPELLIVRKASNVYIIDTRPIAVRTIHELDGLEAKIYLACDAAQKIDVLRKTFINKEGASSNDFDKTVKFLIDQNLLLIIDDRILALAIELPYRPFPKPTDYPAGYWIGAKPTKG, encoded by the coding sequence GTGAACATGCCTTTTGCTGCTCTTGAGCGGCCATCTTTGGCGCTTGGAATACTTTCTTCCATTCTGGCATCAAGTAAAATCAAGGTTCAAATCCTTTATGGCAATCTTCTTTTATGTAACCATATTAAAGTAGAAGATTATGTGATGATTGAAAAATCATCTTCCACATTCGGGATAGCCGATTGGGTTTTTTCAAGTCTTGTATTTGAGGATAAAACCGATACTGATGAAATATATCTTGATAAACTCATAGGCGAGTTGAAGTTATCAGCTTATGTACCGCCGGATACATTTCGGGGTCGACTTCGCGCTGTCAAAAAAACAGTGAAAAGCTATATTGAAGAGATTACAGACCGCATTGCCGCAGAAAATCCGCGCATGGTCGGGTGTTCTTCCACTTTCCAACAACACCTGCCAAGCCTTGCATTGCTTAAAAGGGTGCGGGAAAAATGCCCCGAAATCGTTACATTGATGGGTGGCGCAAATTGCGAAACCACCATGGGGGTAGCGACCCACAAAAATTTTGAATTTGTAGATTATGTAGTAAGCGGTGAAGCTGACGAGTTAATAGTCCCTCTCGTTAAAGCTATCTTAGGCAATGGGGCTCATGTGCCCATAGATGAGATTTCTTACGGCGTTTTTGCACCTTTTCACAGGATAAAAGGCTATCCGAAGGTCAAGCAGGAATCAAACGGGTGTTCTGATCCTTTCCCGAGGGCCACCTTGTCGTCTTTAAAAAATATTTTGCCCCCTGATTATGATGCGTATTTCGCCACACTCGCCGGTTTTCCGGAATTGAAGCGAACGCTTGTATCCTGTCTGCCTGTTGAAACATCGCGGGGTTGTTTCTGGGGAAAATGCAGGTTCTGCGGTTTGAACGGAAGAAATAACGGACAAAGAGCAAAACCGGTAGAACAAGTCGTTAATGAAATAGCAAAATTGCATGACCGCTACAACATAGACAGGATAGAGGCTGTAGATAATGCATTACATTCCTCACATGTTCCGGATCTTTTTAAGCAATTTATCCACCAGGGTAGTAGATACCGGATATTTTATGAGGTTCGGACAACCCTCAAACGGGAAGATATTAAGATTATGTCGGAGAGTGGCGTCATCTGGACACAACCGGGCATTGAGAGTCTGCATAGTAAAATACTTCACCTTATGAAAAAGGGGACCTTTGCCTGGCAGAACATACAGTATCTCAAGTGGGCGCGCCAGTATGGCATTCGTTCCGTCTGGAAAATCATGTTTGATTTTCCGGATGAAAAAGATGAATGGTATGATGAAATGGCAAAGATTATCCCCCTGTTGTTTCACCTGGAGCCTCCGGATTCCGTAAATCAGGTCAGATATGACAGATATAGTGATTATTATTGGCATGCAGACCGCTACAAGCTGGATCTTAAACCATACCCACTGATTGCTTTCAATTATGACCTGCCTGAAAAAGAGTTAATGGATTTATCCAGCTATTTTGAAGATGTAAAACGCAGAAAACGTGACAATGATCCCATCTTATCTATCCTTATTGGAACGAATTCCAGAACCGGACTGCACAAAGTCAAAAGAGCAGTAAAAGAATGGAACAACCTCTTCTGGGGAAAAGAGCTTGATCGGCCTGAACTGCTGATTGTAAGAAAGGCATCAAATGTATATATTATTGATACACGTCCGATTGCAGTTCGTACCATTCATGAATTAGATGGACTAGAGGCAAAAATATATTTGGCATGCGATGCAGCTCAAAAAATTGATGTATTAAGGAAAACATTTATTAATAAGGAGGGGGCTTCAAGCAATGATTTTGATAAGACGGTAAAGTTTTTAATAGATCAGAACTTGTTGTTAATAATTGATGACCGGATTTTGGCTTTGGCAATAGAGCTTCCTTACAGGCCTTTCCCAAAACCGACGGACTACCCCGCAGGTTACTGGATAGGCGCCAAACCTACTAAAGGTTGA